One genomic segment of Planctomycetia bacterium includes these proteins:
- a CDS encoding phosphoenolpyruvate hydrolase family protein has protein sequence MSPETSPPLVQETAEAAEAVKHEYVLLRDGGPIATPDGAAYVLARWDGDGVVGVSPIERLTVATSMAATTSALNSTPSERDGRE, from the coding sequence ATGAGCCCGGAGACGTCACCGCCGCTGGTACAGGAGACCGCCGAGGCCGCGGAAGCTGTGAAGCATGAATATGTGTTGCTGCGTGACGGCGGACCGATCGCCACGCCGGACGGTGCCGCATACGTCTTGGCTCGTTGGGATGGCGACGGCGTCGTCGGGGTCTCGCCCATTGAACGACTAACTGTCGCGACATCGATGGCCGCGACCACGTCGGCGTTAAATTCGACCCCGTCGGAAAGAGACGGTCGTGAGTGA
- a CDS encoding substrate-binding domain-containing protein, which translates to MIVLTACNRSAPVGGEALLWVQPMRDHPVHKLMQAGFLDRCRELKVHCDVVGNPSATAFDIAATIPLADAALARRRHSAVMVYAVDPALNPYVARLARDGYPVMIVHLLPAPDEIPGLKAAIGQDIRTTAADAAVAMGTRLRGQGAIAVTQGSYNRTENEMAQVFAATLAKCFPQIRLLAPQLEGFEPTAARARALGILQSNPQLAGAFSTTGAGAETWANASRTASRSVTIIGMSAVRQNLDLIKSGAVYAIAAQPLYEESAAAVDIGLKLARGEQVEFRNVIPTAIVTAADVAPYYALLEKAGQ; encoded by the coding sequence TGCACAAACTGATGCAGGCTGGCTTTCTGGACCGCTGCCGCGAGCTGAAGGTACATTGCGATGTCGTCGGCAATCCAAGCGCCACCGCCTTCGACATCGCCGCAACCATTCCGCTCGCCGATGCCGCGCTTGCACGACGGCGACATAGCGCGGTCATGGTCTACGCCGTGGATCCTGCGCTAAATCCGTATGTAGCGCGGCTGGCGCGCGATGGCTATCCGGTCATGATCGTGCATCTGCTTCCGGCGCCGGACGAAATTCCGGGACTGAAGGCTGCCATCGGCCAGGACATTCGCACGACTGCAGCGGATGCTGCAGTAGCGATGGGCACACGCCTGCGCGGCCAGGGCGCAATTGCGGTCACGCAGGGCAGCTACAACCGCACTGAAAACGAGATGGCTCAGGTGTTCGCCGCAACCCTCGCGAAGTGCTTTCCGCAGATCAGGCTCCTAGCCCCGCAGCTGGAGGGCTTCGAACCCACGGCGGCCCGAGCGAGGGCGCTCGGGATCTTGCAGAGCAATCCGCAACTCGCGGGAGCCTTTTCGACCACAGGCGCGGGCGCCGAAACCTGGGCAAACGCGAGCCGCACGGCCAGCCGCAGCGTCACGATCATCGGCATGAGCGCGGTACGACAGAATCTCGACCTCATCAAGTCGGGCGCCGTGTACGCGATCGCTGCGCAGCCTCTGTACGAAGAGAGCGCTGCCGCGGTGGATATCGGCCTGAAACTGGCTCGTGGAGAGCAGGTCGAATTCCGGAACGTGATCCCGACGGCGATTGTCACCGCCGCCGACGTGGCGCCGTATTATGCTCTTCTGGAAAAGGCCGGGCAGTAG